CTGGAACCCACCGGCACCCGCCAGCGCATCATCGACCAGCGGCCCATCGGCGCCGCGCAGGGCATCCATACGTACACCGACACGCACGGGAACGTCGTGTGGCGCACCGTCGCGCAGCCCGGCACGTTCACCATCGGGCACGACCTGATCGCCGAGATCACCCGCAACGCCGACCCCGCCCACCCCGACCTGCCCAAGACTCCCGTCGAGGCCCTGCCGGACGACACCATCACGTACCTGCTGCCCAGCCGTTACGTGGACAGCGACCTGGTCAGCGCGGACGCCTGGGAACGGTTCGGGCACATCCAGGGCGGCTGGGCGCAGGTGCAGGCCATCAGCGACTACCTGAACGACACCTGCACGTACGGGTACGGGTCCACCAGCGCCACCACCGCCTTCCAGGCGCTCGGCAGCGGCCGCGCCGTGTGCCGCGACTTCGCGCACATGGGCGTCGCGTTCTGCCGCGCGCTGAACATCCCCGCCCGGTACGTGTGCGGGTACCTGCCGGACATCGACATCACGCCCGACCCGGTCCCCATGGACTTCCACGCGTGGTTCGAGGCGTTCATCGACGGGCAGTGGCGCACCTTCGACGCGCGGCACAACCGCCCCCGCGCGGGCCGCATCCTGATCGCGCAGGGCCGCGACGCGTCCGACGTGGCGTTCACGACCTCGTTCGGCAGCGCCCGCCTGATGCACATGAAAGTCTGGGCGGACGAGGCCGCGCCCGACATGACGCTGGACACCCCACCCAACCCGCGCATCTTCTGACCGTCCCTGAAGGCCGCCCGGGCGGGTCGTTCCGCCGGGCGGTTTCCCGTACACTTTTCAGTTATGGACTTGAAGGCTCGACTCAAGACGGCAGTGGAGGCCGCCGCCGCGCAGATGGGCGCCCCGCTGGACGTCGCCATCCAGGAAACACCCGCGAACAAACCCGGCGATTACGGCACGCCCGCCGCGTTCCAGATCGCCAAGGCGCTGGGGCAGAACCCCGTGCAGGTCGCGCAGACGCTCGCGCAGACCGTGCAGCTGCCCGACGGCATCGAGCGCGTGGAGGCCGCCGGGCCGTTCCTGAACTTCTTCGTGGACGTCGGCGGTTTCGTGCGCGGCGTCGTGCAGACGCCCCTGAGCCTCCCCGCGCAGGAGGGCAAGGTCGTCATCGAGCACACCAGCGTGAACCCCAACAAGGAACTCCACGTGGGGCACCTGCGCAACGTCGTGCTGGGCGACAGCATGGCCCGCATCTTCCGCGCCGCCGGGTACCAGGTCGAGGTGCAGAACTACATCGACGACACCGGCCGTCAGGCCGCCGAGAGCCTGTTCGCCATGGACCACTACGGCCGCGAGTGGAACGGCGAGCAGAAGTACGACCACTGGCTGGGCGAGGGTTATGTGCAGCTGAACGCCGACCCCGCCAAGGCCGACATGGAAGCGGGCATCCGCGAGGTCATGCACAAGCTCGAAGAGGGCCTGCTGCGCCCCCTGGTCGAGCAGACCGTGAAGGCCCAGCTGGAGACCTGCTTCCGCATCGGCGCGACGTACGACCTGCTCGTGTGGGAGTCCGACGTGGTCGGCAGCGGCTTCCTGAACCGCGCCATGGACATCCTCGAGGGCAGCCGGTACACCTCGCACCCCACGGAAGGGAAGTTCGCGGGCGCGTTCATCATGGACGTCAGCGAATTCATGCCCGGCCTGGAGGAATCCAACGTGGTGCTGCGCCGCAGTGACGGCACCGCCATGTACGTGGCGAAGGACATCGGCTTCCAGTTCTGGAAGTTCGGTCTGTTCGAGGGCATGACCTTCAAGCCCTTCATGACCGACCCCGCCGGGAACACCATCTGGACCAGCGACCCGACCGGCGACAGCGCCCAGGCGGCCCGCTTCGGGCACGCGCACGAGGTCATCAACGTCATCGACTCCCGCCAGAAGCACCCCCAGATGCTCGTGCGCAGCAGCCTGGGCGTCGCCGGGGAGACCGAGAAGGAAGCGCGCAGCATCCACCTCAGCTACGAGTTCGTGAACCTGAACGGGCAGACCATCAGCGGCCGCAAGGGCATCACCCTGGCCGTGGACAGCGCGCTGGAACAGGCCGCCGCGCGGGGCTTCGCGGAACTCAGCGCGAAGAACCCCGACCTCGCCACGCGTGACGACGCGCAGGAAATCGCCCGCCGCATCGGCGTGGGCGCGCTGCGCTTCGCCATGCTGCGCAACGAACCCAACCGCGCCTTCGACTTCGACCTGGAAAAAGCCAGCAGCCTGCAGGGCGACACCGCCCCGTACATCCAGTACGCCGCCGTGCGCGCCGCGAACATCCTGCGCAAGGCCCAGGACGCCGGGCACGCCACGGACGGTACCGGCGCCGCCTGGGACGCCCTGCCGGACGTGGACCTGATCCTCGCCAAGCAGGTCGCCAAACTCCCCGAGGTCGTCGAACAGGCCGTCCGCGCGCACTCCCCGCACGGCGTCGCGCAGTACGCGCTGGACCTCGCCACGTCCTTCAACGCCTGGTACAACGCCAAGGACAAGCAGGGCAAACCCGCCACGAACGTCCTCGCCAGCCCCGAAGGCCTGCGCGAGGCTCGCCTAGCCCTGGTCGCCCGTGTCCGCACCGCGTTCGAGGACACCCTCGACCTGATCGGCATCGAGATCCCCCCCGCGATGTAATCCGGGGCGGCTTCAGTGCCGCTGCCCTGACTGGAGGCTGCCCGGATTCGTCGGGGCAGCCTCCAGACGTTGTGCTCAGCAGCAGTCCCAGTTGTACGCCACGCGGCTGAAGTCCCTCCGGGCCAGGTCGTCCGGGTGAATGAAGAAGTTGCCGATCCCCGAATCCCCCCACATCACACCACGCGGCCAGTCCGAATCCAGCTGGAACAGGAGGACGCGCGGATCGTCCGGCAGGCGTGGATCCTCCTGCGTGAACGTCGGATGCCCGCCCACCTGATGCCCGAACAGCGTGGCCTCGTCGTACCGTTCCTCCAGCCACTCGCCCTTCGAGAGATCCTCATCGGGAGAAGACCCCTCGTCGAGAAAATCAATTCCGATCGCCTGCGCGAACAGCCGGTCTCTGTCCGACATCGGGTGCTCGGCCAGCTCACCCGTGATGCCCATCCCGCGCCCGGCAGGCAGCGGTGAAAAGTCTCCGGCGTGGTCTGGGACCGTGTCGTCCAGAAGGGCCGGATCCGTGATGGGCTGCGCCGTCCAGCGCACCTCGTATACAGCAGGGTTCGCCCGACTGGGCCGCATGAAATCACAGCCGTACAGGTCGTCCTTGCCGATAAAGAATTGCAGGAGGCCCGACGTGGGAAACCCCGGTAATTCCGGTAATTCCGCGAAATTCAGTTGCGCGAGAAACGTCATGGGCGTCCCGTCCGGCGCGGCGGGCCAGGATTCCCCCTGTCGCCGGTAGGGTATGCCCCCGACCATGCTGCCCATCGGCCCCGGTGCCGATTCGGTGAGCGTCAGGAACATCACGGGTTTCAGCGTGGCCTCAATCTGCGCCCGGTAGGGTTCCAGGGTCCGGTGGAGTCTGACCCGGGGTTTCTCGACGGCTTTCCTGGCCGTCTGGCCCGGCACGGCGTCCGAGTAGCCCTTGCGGCGCTTCTCGGTCAGTTTCTTCACGGCCTCTCGCTCTGCCTCGACTGGCGAAGCGGTGGTGATGGTCTTCGACTGCCCTTCGGTCCCGATGC
The Deinococcus sedimenti DNA segment above includes these coding regions:
- a CDS encoding transglutaminase-like domain-containing protein, whose protein sequence is MAQPDAPAADPQSSFDRPVRVRAGFQLTFDVPYPTPMLFVVQPRDRLEPTGTRQRIIDQRPIGAAQGIHTYTDTHGNVVWRTVAQPGTFTIGHDLIAEITRNADPAHPDLPKTPVEALPDDTITYLLPSRYVDSDLVSADAWERFGHIQGGWAQVQAISDYLNDTCTYGYGSTSATTAFQALGSGRAVCRDFAHMGVAFCRALNIPARYVCGYLPDIDITPDPVPMDFHAWFEAFIDGQWRTFDARHNRPRAGRILIAQGRDASDVAFTTSFGSARLMHMKVWADEAAPDMTLDTPPNPRIF
- a CDS encoding arginine--tRNA ligase — protein: MDLKARLKTAVEAAAAQMGAPLDVAIQETPANKPGDYGTPAAFQIAKALGQNPVQVAQTLAQTVQLPDGIERVEAAGPFLNFFVDVGGFVRGVVQTPLSLPAQEGKVVIEHTSVNPNKELHVGHLRNVVLGDSMARIFRAAGYQVEVQNYIDDTGRQAAESLFAMDHYGREWNGEQKYDHWLGEGYVQLNADPAKADMEAGIREVMHKLEEGLLRPLVEQTVKAQLETCFRIGATYDLLVWESDVVGSGFLNRAMDILEGSRYTSHPTEGKFAGAFIMDVSEFMPGLEESNVVLRRSDGTAMYVAKDIGFQFWKFGLFEGMTFKPFMTDPAGNTIWTSDPTGDSAQAARFGHAHEVINVIDSRQKHPQMLVRSSLGVAGETEKEARSIHLSYEFVNLNGQTISGRKGITLAVDSALEQAAARGFAELSAKNPDLATRDDAQEIARRIGVGALRFAMLRNEPNRAFDFDLEKASSLQGDTAPYIQYAAVRAANILRKAQDAGHATDGTGAAWDALPDVDLILAKQVAKLPEVVEQAVRAHSPHGVAQYALDLATSFNAWYNAKDKQGKPATNVLASPEGLREARLALVARVRTAFEDTLDLIGIEIPPAM
- a CDS encoding DUF1963 domain-containing protein; this encodes MDSQVTYLELSEGREHKFYEVTLTGAALTIRYGRIGTEGQSKTITTASPVEAEREAVKKLTEKRRKGYSDAVPGQTARKAVEKPRVRLHRTLEPYRAQIEATLKPVMFLTLTESAPGPMGSMVGGIPYRRQGESWPAAPDGTPMTFLAQLNFAELPELPGFPTSGLLQFFIGKDDLYGCDFMRPSRANPAVYEVRWTAQPITDPALLDDTVPDHAGDFSPLPAGRGMGITGELAEHPMSDRDRLFAQAIGIDFLDEGSSPDEDLSKGEWLEERYDEATLFGHQVGGHPTFTQEDPRLPDDPRVLLFQLDSDWPRGVMWGDSGIGNFFIHPDDLARRDFSRVAYNWDCC